The following proteins are co-located in the Candidatus Planktophila lacus genome:
- a CDS encoding ABC transporter permease, translating to MAKRDNGLNLQSGSLVTRFFIGSFVAFMGVFILGPLIWLALQAFTSSWTFPNWKPDGWTLIWWRRVFETPSMVEAIRNSFITAPIVVLVSAFICLPAAYAAARYNYIGRRVFLIGMFAANSFPKLGLFASIATLFYTLNLMGTMLGVIIIQLLGTIIYMTWIPAAAFAAVPKNLEEAARDAGASKFRVFRGITLRMAAPGILVAMVMSFISAFDEAQGTYLVGSPEIFTMPTEMYSLVLTYPVQIAAVFSILLAVPSVILIGLARKQIIGGQLAEGFQIK from the coding sequence ATGGCCAAACGCGATAATGGTTTAAATCTCCAATCGGGTTCTTTGGTTACTCGCTTCTTTATCGGATCCTTCGTAGCATTTATGGGCGTCTTTATCTTGGGGCCGCTTATCTGGCTCGCCTTGCAAGCATTTACATCTTCTTGGACATTTCCGAATTGGAAGCCAGATGGTTGGACTTTAATTTGGTGGAGACGCGTCTTTGAAACGCCATCAATGGTGGAGGCGATCCGCAACTCATTTATTACCGCTCCAATAGTTGTGCTTGTATCAGCCTTTATCTGTCTTCCTGCGGCATATGCAGCAGCGCGCTATAACTACATCGGTCGCCGTGTATTTCTCATCGGTATGTTTGCTGCAAACTCGTTTCCAAAGTTGGGACTCTTTGCATCGATTGCGACGCTCTTCTACACACTTAACTTGATGGGCACCATGCTGGGTGTGATTATCATCCAGTTGCTCGGCACAATCATTTACATGACCTGGATTCCTGCTGCAGCATTTGCTGCAGTTCCAAAGAACTTAGAAGAAGCTGCACGTGATGCCGGTGCTTCTAAATTCCGCGTCTTTCGTGGCATAACGCTACGCATGGCCGCTCCTGGAATTTTAGTTGCGATGGTTATGTCATTTATCTCTGCCTTCGATGAAGCGCAAGGTACATACCTTGTTGGTTCTCCAGAGATCTTCACAATGCCAACTGAGATGTATTCATTGGTACTTACTTACCCAGTGCAAATTGCAGCGGTCTTCTCAATCTTGTTGGCAGTCCCTTCAGTGATTTTGATTGGATTGGCGCGCAAGCAGATTATTGGTGGACAGTTAGCAGAAGGTTTCCAAATCAAGTGA